A region from the Paraburkholderia youngii genome encodes:
- a CDS encoding APC family permease, with the protein MKRFSRWLTGGPRDAADPAARRGLLLTTVLASAGLGANGLSSACYGPEKAFLALGDHPELGPILALAAVATLAVLALAYTQIIELFPSGGGNYKIVSQLLGPRMGMIAGAALLVDYMLTIAVSLASGTDALFSLFPSGAQAHKLAVEAGLILLLITLNIRGVSAAIRFLLPIIIGFLLSHAILIVYGIASSTHSVSAAAAHTATGAYRLSQAIGWPLVAAFLLRAYSLGGSSFTGIEAIANNVNLLAWPRYRRGKTTLMTVALTLGFIAGGILLLYTLTGVRPVHGQTLNAVAFGAIIGRLPVGPFARGSILLIVLALEGAILFVAANSILIFAPSLLSTMATDSWLPHGFSHLSSGLVRKNAVLFVGGCALTILVATRGELGLLVVLYSINVFLSLALAKASLCRYWWTRRAQVRAWPLRVAVAGAGFAIAATILLVTLTQKFSAGGWATLCVTLLVIAGCMVVRRQYDWVEDRRREMDASFALPAHEFVSACTRESISGHQVAVLLVTEHWGPAVHTFLWIQRLFPEQFRAVVLVGVVKVQADALGTPEAIWRRQECLDASLHQLEAYCSKAGLGVTRTVGNGTDTIVELERLILATVASFPGCVCFANRLILPASRRFGEWLHNQTALGLQRRLHLEGIPLIILPISLR; encoded by the coding sequence ATGAAGCGATTCTCGCGGTGGCTGACGGGTGGGCCGCGTGATGCCGCCGATCCCGCCGCGCGCCGCGGGCTCCTGCTGACCACTGTGCTAGCCTCGGCAGGGCTCGGAGCGAACGGCCTGTCGTCGGCATGCTACGGACCCGAGAAGGCCTTCCTGGCGCTCGGCGACCACCCCGAACTCGGGCCGATTCTCGCACTGGCGGCCGTCGCGACCCTCGCTGTTCTCGCGCTGGCCTACACGCAGATCATCGAGCTATTTCCCTCTGGTGGAGGAAACTACAAAATCGTCTCACAGCTGCTTGGACCGAGAATGGGAATGATCGCAGGCGCCGCGCTGCTGGTCGACTACATGCTGACCATTGCCGTATCGCTGGCAAGCGGCACCGACGCCTTGTTCAGCCTTTTTCCATCTGGCGCGCAGGCGCACAAGCTCGCGGTAGAGGCCGGTCTGATTCTGCTGCTGATCACACTGAATATTCGCGGCGTGAGCGCGGCTATCCGGTTTCTCCTGCCGATCATCATTGGGTTTCTGCTGAGTCACGCAATCCTGATCGTTTACGGCATCGCCTCCTCGACGCACAGCGTGTCGGCCGCGGCGGCACACACGGCGACCGGCGCCTATCGACTGTCGCAGGCGATCGGCTGGCCCCTGGTCGCAGCATTCCTGCTGCGCGCCTATTCGCTTGGCGGGAGCTCCTTTACCGGCATCGAGGCGATCGCGAACAACGTCAACCTGCTGGCCTGGCCGCGCTACAGAAGAGGGAAGACAACCCTGATGACTGTCGCGCTGACCCTGGGATTCATCGCCGGCGGCATCCTTCTTCTTTACACGCTGACCGGCGTGCGGCCGGTCCACGGGCAGACACTCAATGCCGTCGCCTTCGGAGCGATCATCGGCAGGCTTCCAGTCGGCCCGTTCGCGAGAGGGTCGATCCTTCTGATCGTACTAGCGTTGGAAGGCGCGATCCTCTTTGTGGCCGCGAATTCGATCCTGATCTTTGCGCCCTCCCTTTTGAGCACCATGGCGACGGACTCGTGGCTGCCCCACGGATTCAGCCATCTGTCGAGCGGACTTGTGAGGAAGAACGCCGTGCTGTTTGTCGGCGGCTGCGCACTCACGATACTCGTCGCGACCCGCGGCGAGCTTGGACTATTGGTGGTTCTCTATAGCATCAACGTGTTCCTCAGTCTCGCGCTAGCGAAGGCCAGCCTATGCCGCTATTGGTGGACCCGCCGCGCGCAGGTTCGCGCGTGGCCCCTGCGGGTGGCTGTGGCCGGCGCCGGGTTTGCGATCGCGGCAACGATACTTCTCGTGACCCTTACACAAAAGTTTTCCGCGGGCGGCTGGGCGACCCTGTGCGTGACGTTGCTGGTGATCGCGGGCTGCATGGTAGTACGGCGGCAATACGATTGGGTCGAGGACAGGCGGCGCGAAATGGATGCGAGCTTTGCCTTACCCGCGCACGAGTTCGTTTCCGCCTGCACGCGAGAGTCGATATCGGGTCACCAGGTCGCGGTGCTGCTTGTTACCGAACACTGGGGACCAGCGGTTCACACGTTCTTGTGGATTCAGCGGCTGTTTCCGGAGCAGTTTCGGGCCGTCGTGCTCGTCGGTGTGGTGAAGGTGCAGGCGGACGCACTCGGCACGCCGGAGGCCATCTGGCGCAGGCAGGAGTGCCTTGACGCGTCACTGCATCAGCTGGAGGCCTATTGCTCGAAGGCCGGCCTTGGTGTCACTCGCACGGTTGGCAATGGTACAGATACTATCGTGGAGCTGGAGCGGCTGATTCTGGCCACGGTGGCGAGTTTTCCGGGATGTGTCTGCTTTGCCAATCGACTGATCCTGCCGGCAAGCCGGCGTTTCGGCGAATGGTTGCACAACCAGACCGCACTCGGCCTTCAGCGCCGCCTGCATCTGGAGGGTATCCCGCTGATCATATTGCCAATCTCGTTGAGGTAA
- a CDS encoding APC family permease encodes MATFNRMWQLIFGKPLDPLDPRTRHAIAVTPLLAWVGLGADGLSSSCYGPEEAFLALGPHTQLAFFLAVATAATVFIIAIGYNQVIELFPTGGGGYRVATALLGPRPGLVSGAALLVDYVLTIATSLASGVDAFFSLLPVGAQSVKLATELILIVLMTGLNFRGMRESILVLLPIFLGFVVLHLVLIVYGVAVHGDHLASVVPGAVGEARGISHALGPLVMIALLMRAFSLGGGTYTGLEAVSNNVNMLAEPRVPNGKITMFYMSTSLAFTAGGIILLYMLWHAQPVEGQTLNAVVFGSVIDRLGLGSALARHALLAAVLAFEAGLLLVGAQTGFLDGPAVLSNMASDSWVPRHFRDLSTRLVRQNGIMVMGIASLAILMWTRGDVSVLVVLYSINVFLTFSLSLLGMCTYWWRHRRDGEPWVRQFALSALGLSVTSTVLVITLVEKFTEGGWLTVLVTSAVIALCFLIKHHYDDTRTQLAKEDALFAGAPPDVSEATAPGKPDPSQPTAILLVGRHRGASMHALLWVNRLFPGHFKNVIFLAVGEVDAQSYEGAEHLERLQQTMSAALEYYVAYCRKHGMAAEYRIAFGTHPVVEFMKLAESTVDEFPNSVCFASKLIFKRVNFLTAWLHNQTPVEIQTRLHLQGRQMVLLPMNVG; translated from the coding sequence ATGGCCACTTTCAACAGGATGTGGCAGTTGATCTTCGGTAAGCCACTCGACCCGCTGGATCCGCGCACCCGCCATGCGATCGCTGTTACACCCCTGTTGGCCTGGGTAGGCCTCGGTGCGGATGGCCTTTCGTCATCCTGCTACGGTCCTGAAGAAGCCTTTCTCGCGCTTGGCCCGCACACGCAGCTCGCTTTTTTTCTCGCTGTCGCCACCGCTGCCACGGTATTCATCATCGCAATCGGCTACAACCAGGTCATCGAACTGTTTCCGACTGGCGGTGGCGGATACCGGGTCGCTACCGCGCTGCTGGGTCCACGCCCTGGGCTCGTGTCGGGCGCGGCACTACTAGTCGACTATGTACTGACGATCGCCACCTCGCTGGCGAGCGGCGTCGATGCGTTTTTCAGCTTGCTGCCCGTTGGCGCGCAGAGCGTCAAACTTGCCACCGAGCTGATACTGATCGTGCTGATGACAGGTCTGAATTTTCGCGGCATGAGGGAATCGATCCTCGTGCTACTGCCGATCTTTCTCGGCTTCGTGGTGCTGCACCTTGTCCTGATCGTTTATGGCGTGGCCGTACACGGCGATCATCTGGCCTCGGTCGTTCCCGGCGCAGTGGGGGAGGCGCGCGGCATTTCGCATGCGCTGGGACCGCTCGTGATGATAGCGCTGCTGATGCGCGCGTTCTCGCTGGGCGGTGGGACCTATACCGGGCTCGAAGCGGTGTCGAACAACGTCAACATGCTGGCCGAGCCGCGCGTGCCCAACGGCAAGATCACGATGTTCTACATGTCGACGTCGCTCGCCTTCACGGCCGGGGGCATCATCCTGCTCTACATGCTGTGGCACGCGCAGCCGGTGGAAGGCCAGACACTCAACGCGGTAGTGTTCGGCAGCGTGATCGACCGCCTCGGCCTTGGTTCGGCACTCGCGCGGCATGCGTTGCTTGCAGCCGTGCTTGCCTTCGAGGCCGGACTGCTGCTGGTCGGCGCGCAAACCGGCTTTCTCGATGGCCCTGCCGTGCTGTCGAACATGGCCTCCGATTCATGGGTGCCACGTCATTTCCGTGATCTGTCGACGCGGCTGGTCAGGCAGAACGGCATCATGGTGATGGGTATCGCGAGCCTTGCGATCCTGATGTGGACGCGTGGAGACGTGTCGGTTCTCGTGGTTCTGTACAGCATCAACGTGTTCCTGACGTTCAGCCTGTCGCTGCTTGGCATGTGCACGTACTGGTGGCGTCACCGCCGTGACGGCGAGCCCTGGGTACGGCAATTCGCATTGTCAGCGCTCGGCTTATCGGTTACCAGTACCGTGCTGGTCATCACGCTGGTCGAGAAGTTCACCGAGGGCGGCTGGCTGACGGTGCTGGTGACGAGCGCCGTGATCGCGCTGTGCTTTCTCATCAAACATCACTACGACGATACGCGTACCCAGCTTGCGAAGGAGGATGCGCTCTTTGCCGGCGCGCCTCCCGACGTCAGCGAGGCCACAGCCCCCGGCAAGCCTGACCCGTCGCAGCCGACGGCGATTCTGCTGGTCGGCAGGCATCGCGGGGCGAGCATGCATGCGCTGCTGTGGGTGAACCGGCTCTTCCCCGGGCATTTCAAAAACGTGATCTTTCTCGCCGTCGGCGAAGTCGACGCACAAAGCTATGAAGGCGCCGAACACCTGGAGCGTCTGCAGCAAACCATGTCGGCCGCACTCGAATACTACGTCGCGTATTGCCGCAAGCATGGGATGGCAGCCGAGTATCGGATCGCGTTCGGAACGCATCCAGTCGTCGAGTTCATGAAACTCGCCGAATCCACGGTAGACGAGTTTCCTAACAGCGTATGTTTCGCCAGCAAACTGATCTTCAAGCGCGTCAATTTCCTGACTGCATGGTTGCACAACCAGACGCCCGTTGAGATACAGACGCGCCTGCATTTGCAAGGTAGGCAGATGGTGCTGTTGCCCATGAATGTCGGGTGA
- a CDS encoding lytic transglycosylase domain-containing protein, producing MLASGLLPDHMHEQKPGLAKARRKNALLRLALMTTALALCSLLHYAHAQTSGVSAASEGRPFSRPDDIVAALRAQFRVSAADSLKIAQAVLTEANRYSMSPILLLSVMAVESGFDPHAVSAVGARGLMQILPAAHPQAFASVKELDDPAVNVRIGSSILRDYLDASGGDVTAALWRYSGGEKGYTHRVLVHMHRFTLLLGTQNG from the coding sequence GTGCTTGCATCCGGGCTCCTCCCTGATCATATGCACGAACAAAAACCTGGTCTTGCCAAAGCACGCCGGAAAAACGCACTATTGCGCCTTGCCTTGATGACGACGGCCCTCGCACTATGCAGCCTCTTGCACTACGCACATGCGCAAACTTCAGGCGTCTCTGCTGCGAGCGAGGGCCGTCCCTTTTCGAGGCCCGACGACATCGTCGCAGCGCTGCGCGCGCAGTTTCGCGTGTCGGCTGCTGATTCTTTGAAGATTGCACAAGCTGTCCTGACCGAAGCGAACCGCTATTCGATGTCCCCTATTCTGCTGTTGTCGGTGATGGCTGTCGAATCCGGCTTCGACCCGCATGCGGTGAGCGCGGTCGGTGCACGTGGGCTGATGCAAATACTGCCCGCCGCCCATCCACAGGCGTTCGCTAGCGTCAAGGAACTCGACGATCCCGCCGTCAATGTCCGCATCGGCTCGTCGATATTGCGCGATTACCTCGACGCTTCCGGAGGCGACGTTACCGCCGCGCTGTGGCGGTACAGCGGCGGCGAAAAGGGCTATACGCACCGCGTTCTCGTGCATATGCACCGTTTTACGCTATTGCTTGGCACGCAAAATGGGTAA
- a CDS encoding PTS sugar transporter subunit IIA, with translation MKHSLADLKALFDLRHIGSHRTSQPPASRDVVMRITLDAQHAMPLRLALIRDCAGQSWTIRMTPLHGTDRVRLILYLPRSALKEAMQRVTHLAPTAEIAQLLEVPETPTDRWSKLMQRPESPHADIHGRRKGEVSDEDTIAYLLTESHVLLNLAVADRESLFARLAQLLEQRYGLEAAAVMAGLAAREALGSTALGQGVAVPHGQIKGLRGALVLYVRPVMPIPFDAPDGEPVTDLVVLFVPEWANMTHLHLLAEVAERFCDQRFRERLRACADPHAVCQLFADFEAQDAAERDGPEAGQFDAPSTVIKIRPHT, from the coding sequence ATGAAGCATTCTCTGGCAGATCTGAAAGCCCTCTTTGATCTGAGGCACATTGGATCTCATCGCACTTCCCAGCCGCCTGCGAGCCGCGATGTCGTCATGCGCATCACGCTCGACGCACAGCATGCGATGCCGTTGCGTCTGGCGTTGATCCGCGACTGTGCCGGCCAGTCGTGGACGATCCGCATGACGCCGCTGCACGGAACGGATCGGGTGCGCCTCATACTCTACCTGCCGAGGTCGGCGTTGAAGGAGGCGATGCAGCGGGTGACGCATCTGGCGCCGACCGCGGAGATTGCGCAATTGCTTGAAGTACCGGAGACACCCACCGACAGGTGGAGCAAGCTGATGCAACGCCCCGAGTCGCCGCATGCCGATATTCATGGAAGACGCAAGGGCGAGGTCTCGGACGAGGATACGATCGCTTACCTGCTGACCGAGAGTCATGTTTTGCTCAATCTCGCGGTTGCTGATCGCGAATCTCTGTTCGCACGTCTTGCACAACTACTCGAGCAACGCTATGGCCTGGAGGCAGCCGCCGTGATGGCCGGTCTTGCCGCCCGCGAAGCTTTGGGCTCGACGGCGCTCGGCCAGGGCGTGGCCGTGCCTCATGGCCAGATCAAAGGACTGCGGGGGGCTCTGGTGCTGTATGTACGTCCCGTTATGCCGATTCCGTTCGATGCGCCGGACGGCGAGCCTGTAACCGACCTGGTTGTGCTGTTCGTGCCGGAATGGGCGAACATGACGCATCTGCACTTACTCGCTGAAGTGGCGGAACGCTTTTGCGATCAACGGTTCCGGGAGCGACTCCGCGCCTGCGCGGACCCGCACGCTGTATGTCAACTCTTTGCGGATTTCGAGGCGCAAGATGCTGCGGAACGTGACGGACCGGAAGCAGGGCAGTTCGATGCACCGTCAACTGTGATCAAGATTCGTCCACACACCTAA
- a CDS encoding potassium-transporting ATPase subunit C → MLRYVSKSIWLLGFAVVLVCGIYPGILWVIGQTAFRFQANGSIVDGPDGKPVGSLLIAQPFTKDEYFQSRPSAVSYDASASGSSTLGAANYALRDRVARMLGPIAHYAQGPKAGQLVAPDVEAWFQGDHAGGKPHIVAQWADAHNSLAQAWVKGDPSHAKYVDDWAKQHAQVVQQWIAANPGTPQPKAPDLAVPFFESFSGEHPGLFPSAVTRTGSDGKSVTAIEPVKEGTDIQAMFFDMWRQDNPDIALQDVPGDFVTTSGSGLDPDITLANAMYQLDRVAAAWAKDTKHDPAGIRAEIGAMLRDTAHAPFAGLVGEPLVNVLEINLELRHRYGPPA, encoded by the coding sequence ATGCTGCGCTATGTTTCGAAGAGTATCTGGCTGCTGGGATTCGCGGTCGTGCTGGTGTGCGGTATCTATCCCGGTATCCTCTGGGTCATCGGCCAAACGGCGTTCCGGTTTCAGGCGAACGGCAGCATCGTGGACGGTCCGGACGGCAAGCCGGTTGGCTCGCTATTGATTGCCCAGCCATTCACGAAGGATGAATATTTCCAGTCGAGGCCATCGGCGGTCTCATACGATGCCTCCGCCTCGGGTTCATCGACGTTGGGTGCTGCGAACTACGCGCTGCGCGACCGCGTTGCGCGCATGCTGGGGCCGATTGCGCACTATGCGCAAGGGCCCAAGGCCGGGCAACTTGTCGCGCCCGACGTCGAAGCCTGGTTCCAGGGCGATCACGCGGGTGGCAAACCGCATATCGTCGCGCAATGGGCCGACGCGCACAACAGCCTCGCGCAGGCGTGGGTCAAGGGGGATCCGTCGCACGCGAAGTACGTAGACGACTGGGCGAAGCAACATGCGCAGGTGGTGCAACAGTGGATCGCGGCGAATCCCGGCACGCCGCAACCGAAGGCGCCGGATCTCGCCGTGCCGTTCTTCGAGTCGTTCTCGGGCGAGCATCCCGGGTTGTTCCCTTCGGCCGTGACCCGCACGGGCAGCGATGGAAAGAGTGTGACCGCAATCGAACCGGTGAAGGAGGGCACGGACATTCAGGCGATGTTCTTTGATATGTGGCGGCAGGATAATCCGGACATTGCTCTGCAGGACGTTCCGGGTGATTTCGTCACCACCTCCGGCTCAGGGCTCGATCCGGACATCACGCTCGCCAATGCGATGTATCAGCTCGACCGCGTGGCGGCAGCGTGGGCGAAGGATACGAAGCACGATCCTGCCGGGATACGCGCGGAAATCGGCGCAATGTTGCGCGACACTGCTCACGCGCCGTTTGCAGGGCTGGTCGGCGAGCCTCTTGTCAACGTGCTTGAGATCAATCTCGAGCTGCGCCACCGGTATGGGCCGCCTGCGTAA
- the kdpB gene encoding potassium-transporting ATPase subunit KdpB, whose protein sequence is MNSTQLAPQAVPPIASGPRPPRKPTGHLFNRELLAMAFRQSLIALRPDIQWKNPVMFVVEIGAVLTFVFILEIAFGIAHSVAPLTYFIALFAWLLLTVVFANFATAIAEERGKAQADALRRARHDTVANRLRADGTFETVSSIKLQRGDVVVVRAGEVIPGDGEVIEGTASVDESAITGESAPVIRDAGGDRSGVTGGTTVLSDEITVRVSADPGETFLDGMIALVEGAVRQRTPNEIALALVLSAFTLIFLIVVVPLWPMALNAEQYMTSYLGLSEPLHSLGTDVPTLVALLVCLIPTTIGALLAAIGIAGMDRALRANIIAKSGKAVEVAGDIDTVVLDKTGTITIGNRRATAFLPVGIADESELKRLAALASYGDQTPEGRSIVSVSSPLAPYATANGTADADNEPKIIPFSAQSRMSGIDMPDGRMLRKGAPDAIVAWVRERGGEVPYGLDAILRQAGEQGATPIVVANGNEIAGVVLLEDILKPGIRDRIQHLRKMGLHTVMVTGDNEWTASTIARLAGVDEFIAQATPEAKLVYLRKEQGEGKLVAMMGDGTNDAPALAQADVGLAMNSGTQAAKEAGNMVDLDSDPTKLIEVIEIGKQLLMTRGALTTFSIANDVAKYFAIVPALFAGTLPWLAAMDVMHLHSPTSAILSAVIFNALIIPLLIPVALKGVKYRALGADALLRRNLLIWGLGGVIVPFVGIKLIDVVMVGLRLVA, encoded by the coding sequence ATGAACTCGACCCAGCTTGCACCCCAGGCAGTGCCGCCCATTGCGAGTGGCCCACGGCCGCCTCGCAAGCCGACCGGACACCTGTTCAACCGCGAACTGCTGGCCATGGCCTTCAGACAGTCGCTGATCGCATTGAGACCGGACATCCAGTGGAAAAACCCGGTGATGTTCGTCGTCGAGATCGGCGCGGTGCTGACTTTTGTGTTCATCCTCGAGATTGCGTTCGGTATCGCGCACAGCGTGGCACCGCTGACGTATTTCATCGCGCTGTTCGCGTGGCTGCTGCTCACCGTCGTGTTCGCGAACTTCGCGACCGCGATTGCCGAGGAGCGCGGCAAGGCACAAGCCGATGCTTTGCGGCGCGCGCGGCACGATACGGTGGCCAACCGTCTGCGCGCCGATGGCACGTTCGAGACCGTGTCTTCCATCAAGCTGCAGCGCGGCGATGTCGTCGTCGTACGGGCCGGCGAGGTGATACCCGGCGACGGCGAGGTCATCGAAGGCACGGCCTCCGTCGATGAATCCGCCATCACGGGTGAATCGGCACCAGTGATCCGCGACGCGGGCGGCGACCGCTCGGGTGTGACGGGCGGCACGACGGTGTTGTCCGATGAGATCACCGTGCGCGTGTCGGCCGATCCGGGCGAGACCTTCCTCGACGGGATGATCGCGCTGGTTGAGGGCGCGGTAAGGCAACGCACCCCGAACGAAATCGCATTGGCGCTCGTATTGTCGGCCTTCACGCTGATCTTTCTGATCGTCGTCGTGCCGCTGTGGCCGATGGCGCTCAATGCCGAGCAGTACATGACCAGCTACCTGGGCCTGTCGGAGCCGCTGCACAGCCTGGGCACGGATGTGCCCACGCTCGTCGCGCTGCTGGTCTGTCTGATTCCGACGACGATCGGCGCACTGCTCGCGGCGATCGGCATTGCTGGCATGGACCGCGCATTGCGCGCGAACATCATCGCCAAGAGCGGCAAGGCCGTGGAAGTCGCGGGTGATATCGACACGGTCGTGCTCGACAAGACCGGCACGATCACGATCGGCAATCGCCGCGCGACGGCCTTCCTGCCCGTCGGCATCGCCGACGAGAGCGAACTGAAGCGGCTCGCCGCGCTTGCATCGTACGGAGATCAAACGCCTGAAGGCAGGAGCATCGTCTCCGTCTCGTCGCCGCTGGCGCCCTACGCAACGGCTAACGGTACTGCCGACGCAGACAACGAACCGAAGATTATTCCCTTCAGCGCGCAGAGCCGCATGAGCGGCATCGACATGCCTGACGGGCGGATGTTGCGCAAGGGTGCACCCGACGCGATCGTCGCCTGGGTTCGCGAGCGCGGCGGCGAGGTGCCCTATGGCCTCGATGCGATTCTGCGGCAAGCCGGCGAGCAGGGGGCGACGCCAATCGTCGTTGCAAACGGCAACGAGATTGCGGGCGTCGTGCTGCTCGAAGATATCCTCAAGCCCGGTATTCGCGATCGAATTCAGCACTTGCGCAAGATGGGGTTACATACGGTGATGGTGACTGGCGACAACGAATGGACGGCCTCGACGATTGCGCGGCTTGCGGGCGTCGACGAGTTCATCGCCCAGGCCACGCCGGAAGCCAAGCTCGTCTATCTGCGCAAGGAACAGGGCGAAGGCAAGCTCGTCGCGATGATGGGCGACGGCACCAACGATGCGCCGGCGCTCGCTCAGGCCGACGTCGGTCTCGCGATGAACTCCGGCACACAGGCGGCCAAAGAGGCCGGCAACATGGTCGATCTCGACAGCGATCCGACCAAGCTGATCGAAGTGATCGAGATCGGCAAACAGTTGCTGATGACGCGCGGCGCGCTGACCACGTTTTCGATTGCCAACGACGTGGCGAAATACTTCGCGATCGTGCCAGCGCTCTTTGCCGGTACGCTGCCGTGGCTTGCTGCGATGGATGTGATGCATCTGCATTCGCCGACCTCGGCGATCCTGTCGGCTGTGATTTTCAATGCACTGATCATCCCGTTGCTGATTCCTGTCGCGCTGAAGGGCGTGAAGTACAGGGCGCTCGGTGCAGACGCGCTGTTGCGCCGCAATTTGCTGATCTGGGGGCTGGGTGGCGTGATCGTGCCGTTTGTCGGGATCAAGCTGATCGATGTCGTGATGGTCGGATTGCGACTCGTTGCGTAA